The following are encoded in a window of Mycolicibacterium tusciae JS617 genomic DNA:
- the cobN gene encoding cobaltochelatase subunit CobN: MTQPTPSPTVLLLSTSDTDLITARASGAGYRWANPSRLIDGELDELVGGADIVVVRILGGYRAWQDGIDALEAGGVPTVVVSGEQSPDAELMGHSTTPAGVALQSHVYLAQGGVDNLRQLHAFLCDTLLMTGFGFAPPATTPSWGVLERASAANAGPTIAVLYYRAQHLAGNTGYVDALCRAIEEAGARALPVFCASLRTADTELLELLGTADALVTTVLAAGGSTPATASAGGSDDTWNVAHLAALDVPILQGLCLTSSRSQWQDNDDGMSPLDVASQVAVPEFDGRIITVPFSFKEIDDEGLIAYVADPERCARVAGLAVRHARLRAIAAPQKRVALVFSAYPTKHARIGNAVGLDTPASAIALLRAMREHGYRIDDIPGLDAADGDALIHALIERGGQDAAWLTDGQLAGNPIRTPAREYREWFATLPAELTDAMVKHWGPPPGELFVDRSADPDGEIVVAAMQAGNVVLMVQPPRGFGENPVAIYHDPDLPPSHHYLAAYRWLDAVFGADAVVHLGKHGNLEWLPGKTLGMSAACGTDAALGDLPLIYPFLVNDPGEGTQAKRRAHATLVDHLIPPMARAETYGDIARLEQLLDEHANIAALDPGKLPAIRQQIWTLMRAAKMDHDLGLDDRPDEDSFDDMLLHVDGWLCEIKDVQIRDGLHILGEKPTGESEIDLVLAILRARQLFGGDQSVPGLRQALGLAEDGHDERTAVDTAEAQARELVVALAASGWDPAAVDTITDNADVAAILRFAATEVVPRLAGTAAEIPQILRALDGRFIQAGPSGSPLRGLVNVLPTGRNFYSVDPKAVPSRLAWETGVAMADSLLTRYREDHGDWPRSVGLSVWGTSAMRTAGDDIAEVLALLGVRPVWDDASRRVVNLEPMPLTELGRPRIDVTVRISGFFRDAFPHVVTMLDDAVQLVAGLDEPAQDNYVRAHAQADLATHGDQRRSTTRIFGSKPGTYGAGLLQLIDSRNWRDDADLAEVYTAWGGFAYGRGLDGRPAADDMNQNYRRIAVAAKNTDTREHDIADSDDYFQYHGGMIATVRALTGKAPAAYIGDNTRPDAVRTRTLSEETARVFRSRVVNPRWINAMRRHGYKGAFEMAATVDYLFGYDATAGVMADWMYERLSAEYVLDDDNRKFMAESNPWALHGMAERLLEAAGRGMWAQPDQATLDGLRQVLLETEGELEG; the protein is encoded by the coding sequence GTGACTCAGCCGACTCCATCGCCGACGGTCCTGCTGTTGTCGACATCCGATACCGACCTGATCACCGCCCGTGCCAGCGGCGCCGGCTATCGATGGGCGAATCCGTCTCGGCTGATCGACGGCGAGCTCGACGAACTCGTGGGTGGCGCCGACATCGTCGTCGTCCGCATTCTCGGCGGCTACCGCGCCTGGCAGGACGGCATCGACGCGCTGGAAGCCGGCGGCGTGCCGACCGTCGTGGTCAGCGGCGAGCAGTCACCGGACGCCGAGCTGATGGGCCATTCCACGACGCCTGCTGGTGTCGCGCTGCAGTCACACGTCTACCTGGCGCAGGGCGGGGTCGATAACCTTCGGCAGCTGCACGCGTTTCTTTGCGACACGTTGCTGATGACCGGGTTCGGCTTCGCACCTCCGGCCACCACCCCCAGCTGGGGCGTCCTCGAGCGGGCATCGGCGGCCAACGCGGGACCGACCATTGCGGTGCTGTATTACCGCGCGCAGCACCTCGCCGGGAACACCGGCTATGTCGATGCGCTCTGCCGGGCCATCGAGGAAGCCGGCGCCAGGGCGCTGCCGGTGTTCTGTGCGTCGTTGCGTACCGCGGACACCGAGCTGCTTGAGCTGCTCGGCACCGCCGACGCACTGGTGACCACCGTGCTCGCCGCGGGTGGCTCCACCCCTGCCACCGCGTCAGCGGGTGGCAGCGACGACACCTGGAATGTGGCCCATCTGGCAGCCCTGGACGTCCCGATCCTCCAGGGTCTGTGCCTGACCAGTTCACGGTCGCAGTGGCAGGACAACGATGACGGGATGTCGCCCCTGGATGTCGCAAGCCAGGTCGCCGTGCCCGAGTTCGACGGCCGCATCATCACAGTCCCGTTCTCCTTCAAGGAGATTGACGACGAAGGCCTGATCGCCTATGTGGCCGACCCAGAGCGCTGCGCGCGCGTCGCGGGCCTCGCGGTGCGACACGCCCGGCTTCGTGCCATCGCGGCCCCGCAGAAACGGGTGGCGCTGGTGTTCTCGGCGTATCCGACCAAGCATGCCCGCATCGGCAACGCCGTCGGCCTCGACACCCCCGCCAGCGCCATCGCGTTACTGCGCGCGATGCGTGAACACGGCTACCGCATCGACGACATTCCCGGCTTGGACGCCGCCGATGGGGACGCTTTGATCCATGCCTTGATCGAGCGCGGCGGCCAGGATGCGGCGTGGCTGACCGACGGCCAGCTCGCGGGCAATCCGATCCGGACACCGGCCAGGGAGTATCGGGAGTGGTTCGCCACGCTGCCTGCTGAGCTCACGGACGCGATGGTCAAGCATTGGGGTCCGCCGCCGGGCGAACTGTTCGTCGACCGCAGCGCCGACCCCGACGGCGAGATCGTGGTCGCCGCAATGCAAGCGGGCAACGTCGTGCTGATGGTTCAGCCGCCACGCGGTTTCGGGGAGAACCCGGTCGCGATCTATCACGACCCCGATCTGCCGCCCAGCCATCACTATCTGGCCGCATACCGCTGGCTCGATGCCGTCTTCGGCGCGGACGCCGTCGTGCACCTCGGCAAGCACGGCAACCTCGAATGGCTGCCGGGTAAGACGCTGGGTATGTCGGCGGCCTGCGGCACCGATGCTGCGCTCGGCGACCTCCCGCTGATCTACCCATTCCTCGTCAACGATCCGGGGGAGGGCACCCAGGCCAAACGCCGGGCACACGCCACCCTCGTCGACCACCTCATCCCTCCCATGGCCAGGGCCGAAACCTACGGCGATATCGCGCGTCTGGAACAGCTGCTGGACGAGCACGCCAACATCGCCGCTCTCGATCCCGGCAAGCTGCCCGCGATCCGTCAGCAGATCTGGACGCTGATGCGCGCGGCCAAGATGGATCACGATCTCGGGCTCGATGACCGGCCGGACGAGGATTCGTTCGACGACATGCTGCTGCACGTCGACGGGTGGCTGTGCGAGATCAAGGATGTTCAGATCCGCGACGGGCTGCACATCCTGGGCGAAAAGCCCACGGGGGAGTCCGAAATCGACCTGGTGCTCGCCATTCTGCGCGCGCGCCAGCTGTTCGGCGGCGACCAGAGCGTGCCCGGCCTTCGCCAGGCGCTCGGTCTCGCCGAGGACGGCCACGACGAACGCACCGCAGTGGACACGGCCGAGGCGCAAGCCCGCGAGCTCGTTGTGGCCCTTGCTGCTTCGGGATGGGACCCCGCCGCCGTCGACACCATCACCGACAACGCCGACGTAGCGGCGATTCTGCGTTTCGCGGCAACCGAAGTGGTCCCGCGGCTGGCGGGCACGGCCGCCGAGATCCCGCAGATCCTGCGCGCGCTCGACGGCCGCTTCATCCAAGCGGGCCCGTCGGGTTCGCCCCTGCGGGGGCTGGTCAACGTGCTGCCCACCGGGCGCAATTTCTACTCCGTGGACCCCAAGGCCGTGCCGTCGAGGCTGGCGTGGGAAACCGGTGTGGCCATGGCGGATTCGCTGCTGACGCGGTACCGAGAGGACCACGGCGACTGGCCGCGGTCGGTCGGGTTGTCGGTGTGGGGCACGTCGGCCATGCGCACCGCGGGTGACGACATCGCCGAGGTGCTCGCGCTGCTCGGCGTCCGGCCCGTATGGGACGACGCATCGAGGCGGGTGGTGAACCTGGAGCCGATGCCGCTCACTGAACTCGGCCGCCCACGCATCGACGTCACCGTGCGCATTTCGGGTTTCTTCCGCGACGCATTTCCGCATGTGGTCACGATGCTCGACGACGCGGTACAACTCGTCGCGGGTCTCGACGAGCCTGCCCAGGACAACTACGTACGTGCCCACGCGCAGGCCGATCTGGCTACGCATGGCGATCAAAGACGTTCCACCACAAGAATATTCGGCTCCAAGCCCGGCACCTATGGCGCGGGGCTGCTGCAACTGATCGACAGCCGCAACTGGCGCGACGATGCCGATCTCGCAGAGGTTTACACCGCCTGGGGCGGTTTCGCGTACGGCCGCGGCCTGGACGGCAGGCCGGCGGCCGACGACATGAACCAGAACTACCGTCGCATCGCGGTCGCGGCCAAGAACACCGATACTCGCGAGCACGACATCGCAGACTCCGACGACTACTTTCAGTACCACGGCGGCATGATCGCGACGGTGCGGGCATTGACCGGAAAGGCGCCGGCCGCCTATATCGGTGACAACACCCGGCCCGACGCGGTGCGCACCCGCACCCTGTCGGAGGAGACCGCCCGCGTATTCCGCTCCCGCGTGGTCAACCCCCGATGGATCAACGCGATGCGACGGCACGGCTACAAGGGCGCCTTCGAGATGGCGGCCACCGTCGACTATCTGTTCGGATACGACGCGACCGCGGGTGTGATGGCCGACTGGATGTACGAGCGGCTGTCGGCGGAATACGTGCTCGACGACGACAACCGCAAGTTCATGGCGGAGTCGAATCCGTGGGCCCTACACGGGATGGCCGAGCGCCTGCTGGAGGCGGCGGGCCGCGGCATGTGGGCGCAGCCGGACCAGGCCACGCTCGACGGTCTACGGCAGGTGCTGCTGGAGACCGAAGGCGAACTGGAGGGCTGA
- a CDS encoding AraC family transcriptional regulator, whose amino-acid sequence MFAAGTPHRSLRGVVLRYEGYAERAAGPVTFRELPCTFVPIIIDLDAGWTVAHREHTRTAPLRLDSFVAGITDGPVLVGHGGSARCLQVDLTPLGARRLIGIPMSELANRTVPVDDVFGRFGHQLVQRVGDATDWPARFALVDAAIRHRLAEAPPVDAEVEWSLRRITDSGGTATISGLAGELGWSHRRLIARYRDAVGLPPKRVARIVRFERLAELLASDSATDWAEAALACGFFDQAHMAREVRDLADVTPTELRAQTVNSVQDMVPAAGLASPL is encoded by the coding sequence ATGTTCGCGGCAGGCACACCTCATCGGTCGCTGCGCGGCGTGGTACTGCGCTACGAGGGCTACGCGGAGCGAGCCGCCGGCCCCGTCACATTCCGCGAGCTGCCGTGCACCTTCGTGCCGATCATCATCGACCTCGATGCGGGATGGACGGTCGCCCACCGGGAACACACCCGGACCGCACCGCTTCGGCTCGACTCTTTCGTCGCGGGCATCACCGACGGGCCCGTTCTGGTCGGCCACGGCGGGTCGGCGCGCTGCCTGCAGGTCGACCTGACGCCGCTGGGGGCACGCCGGCTGATCGGTATACCGATGAGCGAATTGGCGAACCGGACGGTGCCCGTCGACGACGTCTTCGGCCGGTTCGGGCACCAACTCGTGCAGCGTGTCGGAGACGCCACGGATTGGCCTGCGCGATTCGCATTGGTAGACGCCGCGATCCGCCACCGCCTTGCCGAAGCCCCGCCCGTCGACGCTGAGGTGGAGTGGTCGCTGCGCCGCATCACCGACAGCGGCGGCACGGCCACGATTTCAGGCCTGGCCGGCGAACTGGGCTGGAGCCACCGCCGGCTGATTGCGCGCTACCGCGATGCCGTGGGCTTACCGCCGAAGCGCGTCGCGAGAATCGTCCGATTCGAGCGGCTCGCAGAACTGCTGGCCAGCGATTCGGCGACCGACTGGGCCGAGGCGGCCCTCGCATGTGGCTTCTTCGACCAGGCCCATATGGCCCGCGAGGTACGGGACTTGGCCGACGTCACTCCGACGGAGCTGCGCGCGCAGACCGTAAATTCCGTCCAAGACATGGTGCCCGCGGCGGGCCTAGCGTCGCCGCTATGA
- a CDS encoding VOC family protein translates to MTETLTSHGAVPIVPFTDPRAGISWLERTFGAVATLVVPPEADQPLKHAEVKVGNGLVMIDDADRTDSPFALPGPVVLYVVVDDPDALHDRAVTGGAEIVMGLTDQDYGSREFAARDPHGNVWCFGTYRPGQD, encoded by the coding sequence ATGACCGAAACACTCACGTCGCACGGGGCTGTGCCGATCGTTCCCTTCACTGATCCGCGTGCCGGGATCAGTTGGCTCGAGCGGACCTTCGGCGCCGTCGCGACGTTGGTGGTTCCTCCCGAGGCCGACCAACCGCTCAAGCACGCCGAGGTGAAGGTCGGCAACGGGCTGGTGATGATCGACGACGCAGACCGCACGGACAGCCCGTTCGCGCTACCGGGGCCGGTGGTGCTCTACGTGGTGGTCGACGACCCCGACGCGCTGCACGACCGCGCGGTTACGGGTGGGGCCGAGATCGTCATGGGTCTGACCGACCAGGACTACGGCTCACGCGAGTTCGCCGCCCGCGACCCGCACGGCAACGTGTGGTGCTTCGGGACCTACCGGCCGGGGCAGGATTAG
- a CDS encoding flavin-containing monooxygenase, with the protein MSTRRTPRVAIIGAGMSGICMAVKLRDAGIEGFVVYESADDVGGTWRDNTYPGLSCDVPSRFYSYSFRLNPEWSRFMSPGPEIHRYFRQVADERGVTPRIRFGAEVTAARFEDMRWWVSTSDGEEAFDVLITATGVLRVPRYPQIEGLDSFAGPTFHSSRWDHSISLHDKRIGLIGTGSTGVQITAELGGKVRGLTIFQRSAQWVYPTPNLRYRTVTKAALARWPALNNLGYRFWQTYIENTLGRAAVEAGLNRRLMALLCRLNLQLSVRDPAMRRKLTPDYHAMCKRLILAGHYYRSIQKPGVHLVTEAIDHVEPRGVVTSDGVLHELDLLVLATGFDARAYVRPMGIVNDYGVTLDEVWEDGPHAYRSIAVPGFPNLFMLMGPHSPIGNQSLVLIAENQADYAMWWIDKIRNGDIIAMSPTDAATKDYNEQVKSAMPQTIWMTGCKSWYLGKDGLPELFPWRPVRHRELLATPDISHFDVRTA; encoded by the coding sequence ATGTCGACACGACGTACCCCCAGGGTTGCCATCATCGGTGCGGGCATGTCCGGCATCTGTATGGCGGTCAAACTGCGGGACGCAGGCATCGAAGGCTTCGTCGTCTACGAGTCCGCCGACGATGTCGGCGGTACCTGGCGCGACAACACCTATCCCGGGTTGAGTTGCGACGTTCCGTCTCGCTTCTATTCGTACTCGTTCCGGCTCAATCCCGAATGGTCGCGTTTCATGTCTCCGGGCCCGGAGATCCATCGTTACTTCCGGCAGGTTGCCGACGAGCGAGGCGTCACACCGCGCATCAGGTTCGGCGCCGAAGTCACCGCAGCACGCTTTGAGGACATGCGGTGGTGGGTCAGCACGTCAGATGGTGAGGAGGCCTTCGATGTGCTGATCACCGCGACCGGGGTGCTGCGCGTGCCCCGGTATCCGCAGATCGAGGGGCTCGACAGCTTCGCCGGGCCAACGTTTCACTCATCTCGCTGGGATCATTCGATTTCGCTGCACGACAAGCGGATCGGGTTGATAGGCACCGGTTCTACAGGCGTACAGATCACCGCTGAACTCGGCGGTAAGGTCCGCGGACTGACGATCTTCCAGCGCTCGGCCCAGTGGGTTTACCCAACGCCCAACCTTCGCTACCGCACCGTGACCAAGGCGGCGCTCGCGCGCTGGCCGGCCCTCAACAACCTGGGATACCGCTTCTGGCAGACCTATATCGAGAACACCCTGGGTCGTGCGGCTGTCGAGGCGGGGCTGAACAGGCGGTTGATGGCTCTGTTGTGCCGGCTCAATCTGCAACTGTCGGTACGCGACCCCGCGATGCGCCGCAAGCTCACTCCCGACTATCACGCGATGTGTAAGCGGCTGATCCTGGCCGGCCACTACTACCGGTCCATCCAGAAGCCGGGAGTGCATCTCGTCACCGAGGCGATCGACCACGTCGAACCGCGAGGAGTCGTGACCTCCGACGGAGTGCTCCATGAACTTGATCTGCTGGTGTTGGCCACGGGTTTCGACGCCCGCGCCTACGTGCGCCCGATGGGAATCGTCAACGACTACGGCGTGACGCTCGACGAAGTGTGGGAGGACGGCCCGCACGCCTACCGTTCGATCGCGGTCCCGGGTTTCCCGAACCTGTTCATGCTGATGGGTCCGCACTCGCCGATTGGCAACCAGTCGCTGGTCCTCATCGCCGAGAACCAGGCCGATTACGCGATGTGGTGGATCGACAAGATCCGCAACGGCGACATCATCGCAATGTCACCCACCGACGCGGCAACGAAGGATTACAACGAGCAGGTGAAATCTGCGATGCCGCAGACGATTTGGATGACCGGATGCAAGAGCTGGTACCTGGGGAAGGACGGCTTGCCTGAGCTCTTCCCGTGGCGGCCGGTTCGCCACCGCGAGCTTCTTGCCACTCCGGACATCTCTCATTTCGATGTCCGAACCGCCTGA
- a CDS encoding TauD/TfdA dioxygenase family protein: MAVLASAKLGVHTGFRSCGVGLDQIGVLRQRPDTGALATINAALLEHKVIFFRDQHRLDDDTQLALAAKLGTPTTAHPTVTSRGTKLLPIDSRYDKANAWHTDVTFVDRVPKASLLRAISLPEYGGTTTWANTETAYAKLPDPLRALADSLWAVHTNDYDYAADVDGRQELVADTVREYRREFVSDYYETEHPVVRVHPETGKRVLLLGQFVKHFVGLGSTESATLFGLLQARITKLENTIRWSWQPGDLAIWDNRATQHYAVSDYDDQYRRLNRVTLAGDIPVDVYGQRSRAVVGDASAYSEVVSPVRLAS, encoded by the coding sequence ATAGCCGTCCTGGCGAGCGCGAAACTCGGTGTCCACACAGGTTTTCGCAGCTGCGGGGTTGGTCTTGACCAGATCGGCGTACTGCGACAGCGTCCGGACACCGGTGCGCTCGCAACGATCAACGCCGCCTTGCTGGAACACAAGGTGATCTTCTTTCGCGATCAGCATCGCCTCGACGACGACACTCAGCTCGCCCTGGCGGCCAAGCTGGGCACGCCGACCACCGCGCATCCGACGGTGACGTCCCGTGGCACGAAATTGCTTCCAATCGATTCCCGCTATGACAAGGCCAACGCCTGGCATACAGACGTCACATTCGTCGACCGAGTCCCGAAAGCATCACTGCTGCGCGCGATTTCGCTACCCGAGTACGGCGGCACCACCACGTGGGCCAACACGGAAACCGCGTACGCGAAATTGCCGGACCCGCTTCGGGCACTCGCCGACAGCCTGTGGGCGGTGCACACCAACGACTACGACTACGCCGCCGATGTCGACGGCAGGCAGGAGTTGGTGGCCGACACGGTGCGCGAGTATCGCCGGGAGTTTGTGTCCGACTACTACGAGACCGAACATCCGGTGGTGCGGGTACACCCCGAAACCGGAAAGCGGGTGCTGCTGCTCGGCCAATTCGTCAAACACTTCGTCGGCTTGGGTTCGACCGAGTCCGCGACCCTGTTCGGGCTACTCCAGGCCCGGATCACCAAGCTGGAGAACACTATCCGCTGGAGCTGGCAGCCCGGTGACCTCGCGATCTGGGACAACCGGGCCACTCAGCACTACGCCGTATCCGACTACGACGACCAGTACCGGCGGCTCAACCGGGTGACCCTGGCCGGTGACATCCCGGTCGACGTCTACGGCCAGCGCAGTCGCGCGGTCGTCGGCGACGCGTCGGCGTACTCAGAAGTGGTCAGCCCGGTGCGGTTGGCCAGCTGA
- the cobG gene encoding precorrin-3B synthase, whose protein sequence is MARTRDQDACPGALQVHQAADGALARVRLPGGMISAQQLEALATAAARWASPAMELTSRGNIQIRAVTDTAAVADALAAAGLLPSDSHERVRNIIASPLSGRVGGAADIRGLVTELDHAIRAQPALAGLPGRFLFGLDDGRGDVSGLAPDAGILIIDDSAALLLAGRDTGVRLSMPDAVGALVTVANRFTASRGTCWRISELDDPQRLLTDFAVTARAGAMWPPVTRGPIGWIEQEDGRVALGAAVPLGVLNARVAEYFAAINAPMVVTPWRSVLVFDLDDEVADVALRVLAPMGLVFDENSPWLSISACTGSPGCEHSAADVRSDAAAAVAECRRRAGSGDEPAVGHRHFVGCQRACGSPATGDVLVATGDGYRTRDTHP, encoded by the coding sequence ATGGCCAGAACTCGTGACCAGGACGCCTGCCCAGGGGCGCTGCAGGTTCACCAGGCCGCCGACGGTGCGCTGGCGCGGGTGCGGCTTCCCGGCGGGATGATCTCCGCACAGCAGCTGGAGGCGTTGGCAACCGCGGCGGCTCGTTGGGCTTCCCCGGCAATGGAATTGACGTCGCGCGGCAACATCCAGATTCGCGCGGTGACCGATACGGCTGCGGTCGCTGACGCGTTGGCGGCCGCAGGCCTATTGCCTTCGGACTCACATGAGCGGGTGCGCAACATCATCGCCTCGCCGCTATCGGGCCGGGTGGGTGGCGCTGCCGATATCCGCGGCCTCGTCACCGAACTCGACCACGCGATCCGCGCACAGCCCGCACTGGCCGGACTGCCAGGCAGGTTCCTGTTCGGCCTCGACGACGGGCGCGGCGATGTCAGCGGACTGGCGCCCGACGCCGGGATCCTGATCATCGACGATTCGGCGGCGCTACTGCTGGCGGGCCGGGACACCGGCGTACGGCTGTCGATGCCGGACGCGGTTGGCGCGCTCGTGACGGTGGCAAATCGGTTCACCGCCAGTCGCGGAACATGTTGGCGCATCAGCGAGCTCGACGACCCGCAGCGGCTCCTGACGGACTTCGCGGTGACGGCGCGGGCCGGTGCGATGTGGCCACCGGTCACCAGGGGCCCGATCGGGTGGATCGAGCAGGAAGACGGCCGCGTCGCCCTGGGTGCAGCCGTTCCGTTGGGCGTGCTGAACGCCCGCGTCGCCGAATACTTCGCGGCGATCAACGCACCGATGGTCGTCACGCCGTGGCGCTCCGTGCTCGTCTTTGACCTCGACGACGAGGTCGCCGACGTCGCGCTGCGTGTGCTGGCGCCGATGGGTCTGGTGTTCGACGAGAACTCGCCCTGGCTGTCGATCAGCGCGTGCACCGGTAGCCCAGGTTGCGAACACTCCGCGGCCGATGTCCGATCCGACGCCGCGGCGGCTGTCGCCGAATGCCGCCGGCGCGCCGGCTCCGGAGACGAGCCCGCCGTCGGCCATCGACACTTCGTCGGCTGCCAGCGCGCATGCGGCAGCCCCGCAACCGGTGACGTGCTGGTCGCGACCGGAGACGGATACCGGACGCGAGACACCCACCCGTAG
- a CDS encoding precorrin-8X methylmutase: MLDYIRDAAEIYRQSFATIRAEADLSRFPDDVARVVVRLIHTCGQVDVAAHVAYSDDVVAKTHAALVAGAPVLCDSSMVAAGITKSRLPADNEVVSLVADERAPELADRLGTTRSAAGVELWADRLGGAVVAIGNAPTALFRLLELLDEGAPTPAGVLGGPVGFVGSAQSKQELIERPRGMSYLMVTGRRGGSAMAAAAVNSIALERE; this comes from the coding sequence GTGCTCGACTACATCCGCGATGCTGCGGAGATTTACCGGCAGTCGTTCGCGACGATCCGCGCCGAAGCGGACCTGTCGCGGTTCCCCGATGACGTCGCGCGCGTCGTGGTCCGGCTGATCCACACCTGCGGGCAGGTCGACGTCGCCGCCCACGTCGCCTACAGCGACGACGTCGTCGCGAAGACCCATGCCGCGCTCGTCGCAGGCGCCCCGGTGTTGTGCGACTCGTCGATGGTGGCCGCGGGCATCACCAAGTCCCGGCTGCCTGCGGACAACGAAGTCGTTTCACTCGTCGCCGACGAGCGGGCGCCCGAGTTGGCCGACCGACTCGGCACCACGCGGTCGGCGGCCGGGGTCGAGCTGTGGGCCGATCGGCTCGGCGGCGCCGTGGTTGCCATCGGCAATGCGCCGACCGCGCTGTTCCGGTTGCTGGAACTCCTCGACGAAGGGGCCCCCACCCCCGCCGGCGTGCTGGGCGGACCGGTGGGGTTCGTCGGCTCCGCACAGTCCAAGCAGGAGCTGATCGAGCGGCCCCGCGGAATGTCGTATCTGATGGTGACGGGCCGCCGCGGCGGGAGCGCCATGGCTGCTGCCGCCGTGAATTCGATTGCGTTAGAACGCGAATGA
- a CDS encoding precorrin-2 C(20)-methyltransferase, which yields MTAKRGTLWGVGLGPGDPELVTVKAARVIGAADVVAYHSARHGKSIARGIAEPYLRAGQIEEHLLYPLTVETTDHPGGYAGAIEDFYRESADRIAVHLDAGRDVALLAEGDPLFYSSYMHMHTRLTERFDAVIVPGVTSVSAASAATGTPLVQGDEVLTILPGTLAADELKRRLADTDAAVILKLGRSYPAVREALSATGRLDETFYVERASTQAQRVLAAADVDEASVPYFSLAMLPGTPRRAPEHGSVAVVGLGPGNTDWMTPQSRRELASATDLIGYGPYLDRVGIRDGQRRHSSDNTDEPARARLACTLAEQGCAVAVVSSGDPGVFAMATAVLEEAKQWPGVAVRVIPAMTAAQAVASRVGAPLGHDYAVISLSDRLKPWDVIAARLTAAATADLVLAIYNPASKSRTWQVGAMRDLLLEHRDPGTPVVIGRDVSGPAEHVGVVRLADLDPADVDMRTLLIVGSSQTQWYLSDTGDTVFTPRRYPTQ from the coding sequence ATGACAGCGAAGCGGGGAACGCTCTGGGGCGTCGGCCTTGGGCCGGGCGATCCGGAGCTGGTGACGGTCAAGGCGGCCCGGGTCATCGGCGCAGCCGATGTCGTGGCCTATCACAGCGCTCGGCACGGCAAGAGCATCGCGCGCGGCATCGCCGAGCCGTACCTGCGCGCGGGCCAGATCGAGGAACATCTGCTCTATCCGCTGACCGTCGAGACCACCGACCATCCCGGTGGCTACGCCGGCGCGATCGAAGACTTCTACCGCGAGTCCGCCGACCGGATCGCCGTCCACCTCGACGCGGGCCGCGACGTCGCGCTTCTCGCGGAGGGCGATCCGTTGTTCTACAGCTCCTACATGCACATGCATACCCGGCTCACCGAGCGATTCGACGCGGTGATCGTTCCCGGCGTCACATCGGTGAGTGCCGCATCGGCGGCGACCGGCACCCCCCTCGTCCAGGGTGACGAGGTGCTCACGATCCTGCCAGGAACGCTGGCGGCCGACGAACTCAAGCGAAGGCTGGCAGACACCGACGCTGCCGTCATCCTCAAGCTCGGACGCTCGTATCCCGCCGTGCGCGAAGCGCTTTCAGCGACCGGCCGTCTCGATGAGACCTTCTACGTGGAGCGCGCCAGCACGCAGGCGCAGCGGGTGCTGGCCGCCGCTGACGTGGACGAGGCATCGGTGCCGTACTTCTCGCTGGCGATGCTGCCGGGAACGCCGCGCCGCGCGCCGGAGCACGGCAGTGTCGCTGTGGTCGGACTGGGCCCCGGCAATACCGACTGGATGACACCGCAGAGCCGCCGTGAGTTGGCCTCAGCCACCGACCTGATCGGCTACGGCCCCTACCTCGACCGCGTCGGCATCCGGGATGGCCAGCGGCGCCATTCCAGCGACAACACCGATGAGCCCGCCCGTGCGCGATTGGCGTGCACGCTGGCAGAGCAGGGTTGCGCCGTCGCGGTGGTGTCTTCCGGCGACCCCGGCGTTTTCGCGATGGCGACGGCGGTGCTCGAGGAGGCCAAACAGTGGCCGGGGGTGGCGGTGCGCGTCATTCCGGCGATGACCGCCGCGCAGGCGGTCGCCAGCCGAGTCGGCGCACCGCTGGGACACGACTACGCCGTCATCTCGCTGTCCGACCGGCTCAAGCCGTGGGACGTGATCGCGGCGCGATTGACCGCCGCCGCGACGGCCGACCTGGTGCTTGCCATCTACAACCCCGCATCCAAGAGCAGAACCTGGCAGGTCGGGGCGATGCGAGATCTGCTGCTTGAACATCGCGACCCCGGCACACCCGTGGTGATCGGCCGTGACGTCTCGGGTCCTGCCGAACACGTCGGGGTGGTGCGGTTGGCCGACCTCGATCCGGCCGACGTCGACATGCGCACCCTGCTGATCGTCGGTTCGTCCCAAACCCAGTGGTACCTGAGCGACACTGGGGACACCGTCTTCACGCCCCGCCGCTACCCCACCCAATGA